From Ramlibacter tataouinensis, the proteins below share one genomic window:
- the rapZ gene encoding RNase adapter RapZ, which yields MTLEVVLITGMSGSGKSVALHALEDAGYYCVDNLPPELLQSFVALEQQTGAERVAIAIDVRSATSLPLVPRQLREFKNQGVKVRPLFLDATTETLVRRFSETRRRHPLSGHRSEDASHVAHDRRHALVDAIELERELLSDLREQAHVLDTSVIRPSQLQAHVKSLLSAPISQLTLVFESFAFKRGIPVDADYVFDVRMLPNPHYEPALKDLTGRDEPVVKFLEQHADVERMYSHIEQFLNHWLEPLARDHRSYVTVAIGCTGGQHRSVFLVEKLARSFGERWITLKRHRELDAVAP from the coding sequence GTGACGCTCGAAGTGGTGCTGATCACCGGCATGTCGGGCTCCGGCAAGTCGGTCGCGCTGCACGCGCTGGAGGACGCCGGCTACTACTGCGTGGACAACCTCCCGCCGGAGCTGCTGCAGTCCTTCGTGGCGCTGGAGCAGCAGACCGGCGCCGAGCGCGTGGCGATCGCCATCGACGTGCGCAGCGCCACGTCGCTGCCGCTGGTGCCGCGGCAGTTGCGCGAGTTCAAGAACCAGGGCGTGAAGGTCCGCCCGCTCTTCCTCGACGCCACCACCGAGACGCTGGTGCGCCGCTTCTCCGAGACGCGCCGTCGGCATCCGCTGTCGGGCCACCGGTCCGAGGATGCCAGCCATGTCGCGCACGACCGCCGGCACGCGCTGGTGGACGCGATCGAACTCGAGCGGGAGCTGCTGTCCGACCTGCGCGAGCAGGCCCATGTGCTCGACACCAGCGTGATCCGGCCCTCGCAGCTGCAGGCGCACGTGAAATCGTTGCTGTCCGCGCCGATCAGCCAGCTGACGCTGGTGTTCGAGTCCTTCGCCTTCAAGCGCGGCATCCCGGTGGACGCCGACTATGTGTTCGACGTGCGCATGCTGCCCAACCCGCACTACGAGCCGGCGCTCAAGGACCTCACCGGGCGCGACGAGCCGGTGGTGAAGTTCCTGGAGCAGCACGCCGACGTCGAGCGGATGTACAGCCACATCGAGCAGTTCCTCAACCACTGGCTGGAGCCGCTGGCGCGCGATCACCGCAGCTACGTCACGGTGGCGATCGGCTGCACCGGCGGCCAGCACCGGTCGGTGTTTTTGGTCGAGAAACTGGCGCGCTCGTTCGGCGAGCGCTGGATCACGCTCAAGCGCCACCGCGAACTCGACGCAGTCGCGCCCTGA
- the mutY gene encoding A/G-specific adenine glycosylase, with the protein MTTLPRGFAGHVVRWQQSHGRSQLPWQSTRDPYRVWLSEIMLQQTQVATVLDYYPRFLARFPDVAALAAAGEDDVLALWSGLGYYSRARNLHRCAREVMQAHGGAFPRSAQALQALPGIGRSTAAAIAAFCFGERAAILDGNVKRVLARVLGFDGDLASAAAERELWQHAEALLPRSGLQEAMPRYTQGLMDLGATVCTARSPACERCPVQRLCAASAQGDPQRYPVKTRKLKRSAESLWLLRAHTGAGAVWLHKRPRTGIWAGLYCLPVFASREALQAALPASCELEDDRAFLHVLTHKDLHLHPVRARLAAKQAPRCEGAWVAPLDWERLGLPAPIRKLLEG; encoded by the coding sequence ATGACGACCCTGCCCCGGGGATTCGCCGGCCACGTGGTGCGCTGGCAGCAAAGCCATGGGCGCAGCCAGCTGCCCTGGCAGTCCACGCGCGACCCGTACCGCGTGTGGCTGTCAGAGATCATGCTGCAGCAGACGCAGGTGGCCACCGTGCTGGACTACTACCCGCGCTTTCTCGCGCGCTTCCCCGACGTGGCCGCGCTGGCCGCCGCCGGCGAGGACGACGTGCTGGCGCTGTGGAGCGGGCTGGGCTACTACAGCCGCGCCCGCAACCTGCACCGCTGCGCGCGTGAGGTCATGCAGGCGCACGGCGGCGCGTTTCCGCGCAGCGCGCAGGCGCTGCAGGCGCTGCCCGGCATCGGGCGCTCGACCGCTGCGGCCATTGCCGCCTTCTGCTTCGGCGAGCGCGCGGCGATCCTGGACGGCAACGTCAAGCGCGTGCTGGCGCGGGTGCTCGGCTTCGATGGCGACCTTGCGAGCGCGGCGGCCGAGCGCGAACTCTGGCAGCACGCCGAGGCGCTGCTGCCGCGCAGCGGCCTGCAGGAGGCGATGCCGCGCTACACCCAGGGCCTGATGGACCTGGGTGCCACCGTGTGCACCGCGCGCAGCCCGGCGTGCGAGCGGTGTCCGGTGCAGCGCCTGTGCGCTGCCTCGGCGCAGGGCGACCCGCAGCGCTACCCGGTGAAGACGCGCAAGTTGAAACGCAGCGCCGAGTCGCTCTGGCTGCTGCGCGCCCACACCGGCGCGGGCGCGGTGTGGCTGCACAAGCGTCCCCGTACCGGCATCTGGGCTGGCCTGTACTGCCTGCCGGTCTTCGCCAGCCGTGAGGCGCTGCAGGCGGCGCTGCCGGCGTCTTGCGAGCTGGAGGACGACCGGGCGTTCCTGCATGTGCTGACGCACAAGGATTTGCATTTGCATCCGGTGCGGGCGCGCCTTGCCGCCAAGCAGGCGCCGCGGTGTGAAGGTGCCTGGGTCGCGCCGCTCGACTGGGAGCGCCTGGGGCTGCCGGCGCCGATCCGCAAGCTGCTGGAAGGCTGA
- a CDS encoding dynamin family protein — MAISFNEQFDEHGAWRRQFALRLKLLSEWLKDHELLDAGVEERLRRLETQMRSDKVMVAFVAEFSRGKSELINAIFFAGYRRRIMPASAGRTTMCPTELGYDSDVPPCLRLLPIETRLQPQPLMEWRGAPEKWTRVDLDVNDPSQLAQAFEKVSEVLHVPKEEAAALGFWHEDSPEDNPLVDAEGRVEIPRWRHALINIAHPLLKQGLVILDTPGLNAIGAEPELTVNLIPQAHAAVFILGADTGVTRSDLSIWREHLAPAGDNVDSRLVVLNKIDTLWDQLSTGEQVQAQIERQRVTSAEILGLPPEQVIPVSAQKGLLAKVKGDAELLEASQLPLLELALAEGVMGRRQKILRAAVATGMDELRVEAERAIGVRRRDLAEQTLELRGLRGKNMAVIKHMRSRIEQEQRDFDVSGARIHAVRSVHTRLLREVFTLLGTGTLKRELAELTEALRQPGIKLGVRKAYAATFERLRLGLQKAQASSAEIHSMLTGTFRQLNAEYGFTLQAPREPDLARYERDLDLVERSHTQYMGMGNTFRLAQPEFADRLVRALATRLRVVYESALGELELWNKSAAAQLDAQLRERRRNFTRRIEAIERIQQAASGLDDRIAEIGLQEEALEAMNVKLIDLTDQLIETHEVANEPHESTERHEAVTEPAPLFNIA; from the coding sequence TTGGCCATCTCCTTCAACGAACAATTCGACGAGCACGGCGCGTGGCGCCGACAATTCGCGCTGCGGCTGAAGCTCCTGTCGGAGTGGCTGAAGGACCACGAGCTGCTGGATGCCGGCGTCGAGGAGCGGCTGCGCCGCCTCGAGACGCAGATGCGCTCCGACAAGGTGATGGTCGCCTTCGTCGCCGAGTTCTCGCGCGGCAAGTCGGAATTGATCAACGCGATCTTCTTCGCCGGCTACCGGCGCCGCATCATGCCGGCGAGCGCGGGGCGCACCACCATGTGCCCGACCGAGCTCGGCTACGACAGCGACGTGCCGCCCTGCCTGCGCCTGCTGCCGATCGAAACGCGCCTGCAGCCGCAGCCCCTGATGGAATGGCGCGGCGCGCCCGAGAAGTGGACGCGGGTCGACCTCGATGTGAACGACCCCTCGCAGCTGGCCCAGGCCTTCGAGAAGGTCTCGGAAGTGCTGCACGTTCCCAAGGAGGAAGCGGCCGCCCTGGGCTTTTGGCACGAGGACTCGCCCGAGGACAACCCGCTGGTCGACGCCGAGGGCCGGGTGGAGATCCCGCGCTGGCGCCATGCGCTGATCAACATCGCCCACCCGCTGCTCAAGCAGGGCCTGGTGATCCTGGACACGCCGGGCCTGAACGCCATCGGCGCCGAGCCGGAACTGACGGTGAACCTGATCCCGCAGGCGCATGCCGCGGTGTTCATCCTCGGCGCCGACACCGGCGTGACCCGCTCCGACCTGTCGATCTGGCGCGAGCACCTGGCGCCGGCGGGCGACAACGTCGATTCGCGCCTGGTCGTCCTGAACAAGATCGACACGCTGTGGGACCAGCTGAGCACCGGCGAGCAGGTGCAGGCGCAGATCGAGCGCCAGCGCGTGACCTCGGCCGAAATCCTCGGCCTGCCGCCGGAGCAGGTGATTCCCGTGTCGGCGCAGAAGGGCCTGCTGGCCAAGGTCAAGGGCGATGCGGAGCTGCTCGAAGCCAGCCAGTTGCCGCTGCTCGAACTCGCGCTGGCCGAAGGCGTGATGGGCCGGCGCCAGAAGATCCTGCGCGCGGCGGTGGCCACCGGCATGGACGAACTGCGCGTCGAGGCCGAGCGCGCCATCGGCGTGCGCCGCCGCGACCTGGCGGAACAGACGCTGGAGCTGCGGGGCCTGCGCGGCAAGAACATGGCCGTGATCAAGCACATGCGTTCGCGCATCGAGCAGGAGCAGCGCGACTTCGACGTGAGCGGCGCGCGCATCCACGCGGTGCGCTCCGTGCACACGCGGCTGCTGCGCGAGGTGTTCACGCTGCTGGGCACCGGCACGCTCAAGCGCGAACTGGCCGAACTGACCGAGGCCCTGCGCCAGCCCGGCATCAAGCTGGGCGTGCGCAAGGCCTACGCGGCGACCTTCGAGCGCCTGCGGCTCGGGCTGCAGAAGGCCCAGGCCAGCAGCGCCGAGATCCATTCCATGCTCACCGGCACCTTCCGCCAGCTGAACGCCGAGTACGGCTTTACGCTGCAGGCGCCGCGCGAGCCCGACCTCGCGCGCTACGAGCGCGACCTCGACCTGGTCGAGCGCAGCCACACCCAGTACATGGGCATGGGCAACACCTTCCGCTTGGCGCAGCCCGAGTTCGCCGACCGCCTGGTGCGAGCGCTGGCCACGCGGCTGCGCGTGGTGTACGAGTCGGCGCTGGGTGAACTGGAGCTGTGGAACAAGTCGGCGGCCGCCCAGCTGGACGCCCAGTTGCGCGAACGCCGCCGCAACTTCACCCGCCGCATCGAGGCCATCGAGCGCATCCAGCAGGCGGCCAGCGGCCTGGACGACCGCATCGCCGAAATCGGCCTGCAGGAAGAAGCGCTGGAGGCGATGAACGTCAAGCTGATCGACCTCACCGACCAGCTGATCGAGACGCACGAAGTCGCCAACGAGCCGCACGAGTCCACCGAGCGGCACGAAGCTGTCACCGAGCCCGCGCCGCTTTTCAACATCGCATGA
- the mutM gene encoding bifunctional DNA-formamidopyrimidine glycosylase/DNA-(apurinic or apyrimidinic site) lyase has protein sequence MPELPEVEVTRLSFADRIAGAQIQSVRTGKPLRWPLGIPAQNLVGRTVRGVRRRGKYLLLDLDQGLLLMHLGMSGSLSFAPSQPAPGLHDHFDLVTTRGTLRLNDPRRFGAVVHAPAEDAPQSLKLLGGLGIEPLSEAFGADAFHAGLKRRTAPIKQVLLAGDVVVGVGNIYASEALFLAGIRPTLPASRISRPRAEKLRQAVRDVLGRAVARGGSTLRDFANAYGEAGYFQLEAMVYGRAGQACKVCGGVIKTIRQGQRATFYCPHCQKS, from the coding sequence ATGCCCGAACTGCCCGAAGTCGAAGTCACGCGCCTGAGTTTCGCCGACCGCATCGCCGGCGCGCAGATCCAGTCCGTGCGCACCGGCAAGCCCCTGCGCTGGCCGCTCGGCATCCCGGCGCAGAACCTCGTGGGGCGGACGGTGCGCGGGGTGCGGCGCCGTGGCAAATACCTGCTGCTCGATCTGGACCAGGGGCTGTTGCTCATGCATTTGGGCATGTCGGGAAGCCTCAGTTTCGCGCCCTCCCAGCCGGCGCCCGGCCTGCACGACCACTTCGACCTGGTGACCACGCGCGGCACCCTGCGGCTGAACGACCCGCGCCGCTTCGGCGCCGTGGTCCATGCGCCGGCCGAAGACGCGCCGCAAAGCCTGAAGCTGCTCGGGGGCCTGGGCATCGAGCCGCTGTCGGAGGCGTTCGGCGCCGACGCCTTCCATGCCGGCCTGAAGCGGCGCACGGCGCCGATCAAGCAGGTGCTGCTGGCCGGCGACGTGGTGGTGGGCGTCGGCAACATCTACGCCTCCGAGGCGCTGTTCCTGGCCGGCATCCGGCCGACGCTGCCGGCCTCGCGCATCAGCCGGCCGCGCGCCGAGAAACTGCGGCAGGCGGTGCGCGACGTGCTGGGTCGGGCGGTGGCGCGCGGGGGCAGCACGCTGCGGGATTTCGCCAACGCCTACGGGGAGGCCGGTTATTTCCAGCTGGAGGCCATGGTGTACGGGCGTGCGGGCCAGGCGTGCAAAGTTTGCGGCGGCGTGATCAAAACGATCCGCCAGGGCCAGCGCGCCACGTTCTACTGCCCTCATTGCCAGAAATCCTGA
- a CDS encoding tetratricopeptide repeat protein, producing the protein MLRFPLAALALAVLVAGLPACAQTPVAKAPETDPAPVSSPMDSRLFYELLLGELNARSGEPAEGLALMLDAARRNGDPALYQRAVEIALQARSGEAALQAARAWKSAHPRSREANRYVLQILVALNRVRETAEPLKTDIALADPKERNAALALVPRSYARAADKITAAAVVEQALRPYLQQKDTGAAAWTAVGRMRLAADNGVAAVEAARRAQEIDPQSEGPALLALELMEPKRPEAEPLVKRYLEGPQPMPELRMAYARALVDAQRYSEAAQQLQAVTAAKPDYPEAWLVQGSLQLQENQDAAAETSYKRYLELAQSRPSEDRSRGQAQAYLGLSRIAEKRKDYAMASAWLDKIENPQQLVAAQQRRASLLARQGKLDEGRKLLRALPERDPEDARMKVLAEAQLLRDNKAYKQAFDLLGQATAKPPVDPDLVYDRAMIAEKMGDLGEMERLLRQVIATRPDYHHAYNALGYAFAERNVRLPEAKELIQKALSFAPGDPYISDSLAWVEFRMGNKAEALRILEAAYKERPDAEIAAHLGEVLWSMGQRDRAQAIWKEGLLLNSENDTLQETLSRLRVKP; encoded by the coding sequence ATGCTCCGATTTCCTCTTGCGGCCCTTGCACTGGCCGTGCTCGTGGCCGGACTCCCCGCATGCGCCCAGACGCCGGTCGCCAAGGCGCCGGAGACCGACCCGGCGCCGGTTTCCAGCCCGATGGATTCCCGCCTGTTCTACGAATTGCTCCTGGGGGAACTGAACGCGCGCAGCGGCGAGCCGGCCGAAGGCCTGGCGCTGATGCTCGATGCGGCCCGCCGCAACGGCGATCCGGCCCTGTACCAGCGGGCGGTGGAAATCGCCCTGCAGGCGCGCTCGGGCGAAGCAGCGCTGCAAGCGGCGCGCGCCTGGAAGTCGGCGCACCCCCGCTCGCGCGAGGCGAACCGCTACGTCCTGCAGATCCTGGTGGCCCTGAACCGGGTCCGCGAGACCGCCGAGCCACTGAAGACCGACATCGCGCTGGCCGACCCCAAGGAGCGCAACGCCGCGCTCGCGCTCGTTCCGCGCAGCTACGCGCGGGCCGCTGACAAGATCACCGCCGCCGCGGTGGTGGAGCAGGCGCTGCGTCCCTACCTGCAGCAAAAGGACACCGGCGCCGCCGCCTGGACGGCCGTCGGGCGCATGCGCCTGGCCGCCGACAACGGCGTCGCGGCCGTCGAGGCGGCCCGCCGCGCCCAGGAGATCGACCCGCAGTCCGAAGGCCCGGCCCTGCTGGCGCTGGAGCTGATGGAGCCCAAGCGGCCCGAGGCCGAGCCGCTGGTCAAGCGCTACCTCGAGGGCCCGCAGCCCATGCCCGAACTGCGCATGGCCTACGCGCGGGCGCTGGTGGACGCGCAGCGCTACAGCGAAGCGGCGCAGCAACTGCAGGCCGTCACGGCGGCAAAGCCCGACTACCCGGAGGCCTGGCTGGTGCAGGGCAGCCTGCAGCTGCAGGAGAACCAGGACGCGGCGGCCGAAACCTCCTACAAGCGCTACCTCGAGCTGGCGCAGTCCCGCCCGTCCGAGGACCGCAGCCGCGGGCAGGCCCAGGCCTACCTGGGGCTGTCGCGCATCGCTGAAAAGCGCAAGGACTACGCCATGGCGAGCGCGTGGCTCGACAAGATCGAGAACCCGCAGCAGCTGGTGGCAGCCCAGCAGCGCCGCGCCTCTTTGCTGGCCCGCCAGGGCAAGCTCGACGAGGGACGCAAGCTGCTGCGCGCCCTGCCCGAGCGCGACCCCGAAGACGCACGCATGAAGGTGCTGGCCGAAGCGCAGCTGCTGCGCGACAACAAGGCCTACAAGCAGGCCTTCGACCTTCTCGGGCAGGCGACGGCCAAGCCGCCGGTCGATCCGGACCTGGTGTACGACCGCGCCATGATCGCCGAGAAGATGGGCGACCTGGGCGAGATGGAGCGGCTGCTGCGCCAGGTGATCGCGACCCGGCCGGACTATCACCACGCATACAACGCGCTTGGCTACGCCTTTGCCGAGCGCAACGTGCGGCTGCCCGAGGCCAAGGAGCTGATCCAGAAGGCGCTCAGCTTCGCGCCCGGCGACCCCTACATCAGCGACAGCCTGGCTTGGGTGGAGTTCCGCATGGGCAACAAGGCCGAAGCGCTGCGCATCCTCGAGGCGGCCTACAAGGAGCGGCCCGACGCCGAAATCGCGGCGCATTTGGGCGAGGTGCTGTGGAGCATGGGCCAGCGCGACCGCGCGCAGGCCATCTGGAAGGAAGGCCTGCTGCTCAACAGCGAAAACGACACGCTGCAGGAAACGCTGAGCCGCCTTCGCGTCAAGCCATGA
- a CDS encoding outer membrane lipoprotein LolB — MMGSRRWAGACLAALVLALAGCASAPKPPADAVSGPWSGRLALQVQDRPSESFSAGFELKGSALAGELQLFSPIGGTLAVLDWQPGRARLQANSRTREFASVDALMTELSGAAIPVRALFDWLRGIATPVAGWQADLSQLAHGRIAAKRLDPLPEADLRVVLER, encoded by the coding sequence ATGATGGGTTCGCGCCGCTGGGCCGGCGCCTGTCTGGCAGCCCTGGTGCTCGCCCTGGCCGGCTGCGCCAGCGCGCCCAAGCCGCCGGCTGATGCCGTCAGCGGCCCTTGGTCCGGCCGCCTCGCCTTGCAGGTGCAGGACCGGCCCAGCGAATCGTTCTCGGCCGGCTTCGAGCTCAAGGGTAGCGCGCTCGCCGGCGAGCTCCAGCTGTTCTCGCCGATCGGCGGGACGCTGGCGGTGCTCGACTGGCAGCCCGGCCGGGCCCGGCTGCAGGCCAACTCGCGCACCCGCGAATTCGCATCGGTGGATGCGCTCATGACCGAGCTTTCGGGGGCCGCCATCCCGGTTCGCGCCCTGTTCGACTGGCTGCGCGGCATCGCCACCCCGGTGGCCGGCTGGCAGGCCGACCTGTCGCAACTGGCGCACGGCCGCATCGCCGCCAAGCGCCTGGACCCGCTGCCGGAAGCGGACCTGCGCGTGGTGCTGGAGCGTTAG
- the ispE gene encoding 4-(cytidine 5'-diphospho)-2-C-methyl-D-erythritol kinase: MRTLYDVPAPAKLNLFLHVLGRRPDGMHLLQSAFMLIDWCDTLHFELRADGALSREDLGDALPADDLVLRAARALRQAAGGTAGAHIAIDKRIPSQAGMGGGSSDAASTLLALNRLWNLKLPLPRLAQIGLALGADVPFFLFGRNAWVEGVGERLTPISLPPARFAVVKPDAGLETARIFSDALLNRSSEPAIISGFAANPYAFGANDLQPVAQRLCAGVAQALQWLGSQGLTARMTGSGSAVFAPLAYGTGLQDAPPGWLARECSNMEAHPLAGWASSDDSSVGG; the protein is encoded by the coding sequence TTGCGAACCCTCTACGACGTCCCCGCCCCGGCCAAGCTGAACCTGTTCCTGCATGTGCTGGGGCGCCGCCCGGACGGCATGCACCTGCTTCAGTCGGCCTTCATGCTGATCGACTGGTGCGACACCCTGCACTTCGAGCTGCGAGCGGACGGCGCGCTCAGCCGCGAGGACCTAGGCGATGCGCTGCCGGCCGACGACCTGGTGCTGCGGGCCGCGCGCGCGCTGCGGCAGGCGGCCGGGGGCACGGCGGGGGCGCACATCGCGATCGACAAGCGCATCCCAAGCCAGGCCGGCATGGGCGGGGGCTCGTCGGACGCCGCCAGCACCTTGCTAGCCCTGAACCGCCTGTGGAACCTGAAGCTGCCGCTGCCCCGACTGGCGCAGATCGGCCTGGCGCTGGGCGCCGACGTGCCCTTCTTCCTGTTCGGACGCAACGCCTGGGTCGAAGGCGTCGGCGAGCGCCTCACCCCGATTTCGCTGCCGCCGGCCCGCTTCGCGGTGGTCAAACCGGACGCAGGACTGGAGACGGCGCGCATCTTTTCGGACGCGCTCCTGAACCGCAGCAGCGAGCCTGCTATAATTTCAGGCTTTGCTGCAAACCCGTACGCTTTCGGAGCCAACGACTTGCAGCCGGTTGCGCAAAGGCTGTGTGCCGGCGTCGCCCAAGCCCTTCAGTGGCTGGGCTCGCAGGGCCTCACCGCCCGCATGACCGGTTCGGGCAGCGCGGTGTTCGCGCCGCTGGCCTACGGGACCGGGTTGCAAGATGCGCCACCAGGCTGGCTTGCGAGGGAATGCAGCAATATGGAGGCTCATCCTCTGGCGGGATGGGCATCCAGCGACGATTCATCGGTGGGCGGCTGA
- a CDS encoding ribose-phosphate pyrophosphokinase, protein MQAPPSHSDFMVFTGNANPALASEIAGHLGITLGQATIGRFSDGEVTVEITQNVRARDVFVVQSTCAPTNENLMELLIMVDALKRASAERISAVIPYFGYARQDRRPRSSRVPISAKVVANLLQTVGVSRVLTMDLHADQIQGFFDIPVDNIYASPVLLSDLRHQNYEDLIVVSPDVGGVVRARALAKQLGTDLAIIDKRRPKANVSEVMHVIGEIDGRNCVIMDDMIDTAGTLVKAAEVLKERGAKKVYAYCTHPIFSGPAIDRIAKGSALDEVVVTDTIPLSDAARHCTKIRQLSVAPLIAETIQRIARGESVMSLFSEQENLF, encoded by the coding sequence ATGCAGGCTCCACCTTCCCATTCCGACTTCATGGTGTTCACGGGCAACGCCAATCCGGCGCTGGCCTCGGAAATCGCCGGTCACCTGGGCATCACGCTCGGACAAGCGACCATCGGCCGCTTCTCGGATGGCGAAGTCACCGTCGAAATCACCCAGAACGTGCGGGCGCGGGACGTGTTCGTGGTGCAGTCCACCTGCGCGCCGACCAACGAGAACCTGATGGAACTGCTGATCATGGTCGACGCGCTCAAGCGCGCCTCGGCCGAGCGGATCAGCGCCGTCATCCCCTATTTCGGCTACGCCCGCCAGGACCGCCGCCCGCGCTCCTCGCGCGTGCCGATCTCGGCCAAGGTGGTGGCCAACCTGCTGCAGACCGTGGGCGTGTCGCGCGTGCTGACCATGGACCTGCACGCCGACCAGATCCAGGGCTTCTTCGACATCCCGGTGGACAACATCTACGCCTCGCCGGTGCTGCTGTCGGACCTGCGCCACCAGAACTACGAAGACCTGATCGTGGTCTCGCCCGACGTCGGCGGCGTGGTGCGCGCCCGGGCGCTGGCCAAGCAGCTGGGCACCGACCTGGCCATCATCGACAAGCGCCGGCCCAAGGCCAACGTGAGCGAGGTGATGCACGTCATCGGCGAGATCGACGGGCGCAACTGCGTGATCATGGACGACATGATCGACACCGCCGGCACGCTGGTGAAGGCGGCCGAGGTGCTCAAGGAACGCGGCGCGAAGAAGGTCTATGCGTATTGCACGCACCCGATCTTTTCGGGCCCGGCCATCGACCGCATCGCCAAGGGCTCGGCCCTCGACGAGGTGGTGGTGACCGACACGATCCCGCTGTCGGATGCCGCCCGCCACTGCACCAAGATCCGCCAGCTGTCGGTGGCGCCGCTGATCGCGGAGACGATCCAGCGCATCGCCCGCGGCGAGTCGGTCATGAGTTTGTTCTCGGAGCAGGAAAACCTCTTCTGA
- a CDS encoding 50S ribosomal protein L25/general stress protein Ctc, whose amino-acid sequence MKFVAFERAKQGTGASRRLRNTGKTPGIVYGGEGQPQLIELDHNALWHALKKEAFHSTILDMELAGKTGKVLLRDVQYHPFRQQITHIDFQRVDAKTKLHMKVPLHFVKAEESQAVKFESCVVNHVMSELDISCLPADLPEFIEIDLSGLKKGMTLHLNEIQLPKGVTAVTRGKPNPVLVSVVVTGGGEEAAEGAAAEGAAAAAPAADAKAAPAKAPAKAPAKDAKAKK is encoded by the coding sequence ATGAAATTCGTCGCTTTTGAGCGCGCAAAGCAGGGCACGGGTGCGAGCCGCCGTCTCCGCAATACGGGCAAGACCCCAGGCATCGTCTACGGAGGCGAAGGCCAGCCGCAACTGATCGAGCTCGATCACAACGCGCTGTGGCACGCCCTGAAGAAGGAAGCCTTCCATTCCACCATCCTGGACATGGAGCTGGCCGGCAAGACCGGCAAGGTGCTGCTGCGTGATGTGCAGTACCACCCCTTCAGGCAGCAGATCACGCACATCGACTTCCAGCGCGTCGACGCCAAGACCAAGCTGCACATGAAGGTGCCGCTGCACTTCGTGAAGGCCGAGGAATCGCAGGCCGTGAAGTTCGAGAGCTGCGTGGTGAACCACGTGATGTCCGAACTGGACATCTCCTGCCTGCCGGCCGACCTGCCCGAGTTCATCGAGATCGACCTGTCCGGCCTGAAGAAGGGCATGACGCTGCACCTGAACGAGATCCAGCTGCCCAAGGGTGTGACGGCCGTGACGCGCGGCAAGCCGAACCCGGTGCTGGTCTCGGTCGTGGTGACCGGCGGCGGTGAAGAGGCCGCCGAAGGCGCCGCCGCCGAGGGCGCCGCTGCTGCCGCCCCTGCGGCGGATGCCAAGGCCGCTCCTGCCAAGGCTCCGGCGAAGGCTCCGGCCAAGGACGCCAAGGCCAAGAAGTAA
- the pth gene encoding aminoacyl-tRNA hydrolase yields the protein MIRLFVGLGNPGFEYEATRHNAGFWWVDALSRELKAPLVADRGYHGLVARTNVHGHTVWLLEPQTYMNLSGKSVAALARFYKIQPSEILVAHDELDIVPGQAKLKFGGGHAGHNGLRDIHAQLGTDDYWRLRIGIGHPGVKSEVANWVLKKPAPEQRTAIEECVARTLKAAPAFIAGEMNKATLLVHTSKPPRPKPPRPEGLAENKEEGP from the coding sequence ATGATCAGACTCTTCGTCGGCCTGGGCAATCCCGGCTTCGAATACGAGGCCACCCGCCACAACGCCGGCTTCTGGTGGGTGGACGCCCTCTCGCGCGAGCTCAAGGCGCCGCTGGTGGCCGACAGGGGCTACCACGGGCTGGTGGCGCGCACCAACGTGCATGGCCACACCGTCTGGCTGCTCGAGCCGCAGACCTACATGAACCTATCGGGCAAATCGGTGGCGGCGCTGGCGCGTTTCTACAAGATCCAGCCCTCGGAGATCCTGGTCGCGCACGACGAGCTGGACATCGTCCCCGGCCAGGCCAAGCTCAAGTTCGGCGGCGGCCACGCCGGCCACAACGGGCTGCGCGACATTCACGCACAGCTGGGCACGGACGACTACTGGCGGCTGCGCATCGGCATCGGCCACCCGGGCGTGAAGTCCGAGGTGGCGAACTGGGTGCTGAAGAAGCCCGCGCCCGAGCAGCGCACGGCCATCGAGGAATGCGTCGCGCGCACGCTCAAAGCGGCGCCGGCCTTCATCGCCGGCGAGATGAACAAGGCCACCCTGCTCGTGCACACCAGCAAGCCGCCGCGGCCCAAGCCGCCGCGGCCCGAGGGCCTGGCCGAGAACAAGGAGGAGGGACCATGA
- a CDS encoding YfhL family 4Fe-4S dicluster ferredoxin, with the protein MALMITDECINCDVCEPECPNQAISLGPEIYVIYPARCTECVGHFDEPQCVQVCPVACIPVNPAHIESRETLWQKYQRLTAAKVP; encoded by the coding sequence ATGGCACTGATGATCACCGACGAGTGCATCAACTGCGATGTGTGCGAGCCCGAGTGCCCGAACCAGGCGATCTCGCTCGGGCCGGAAATCTATGTGATCTATCCGGCCCGGTGCACCGAATGCGTGGGGCATTTCGACGAGCCCCAGTGCGTGCAGGTCTGCCCCGTGGCCTGCATCCCGGTGAACCCCGCCCACATCGAAAGCCGCGAGACGCTCTGGCAGAAGTACCAGCGGCTGACGGCGGCCAAGGTCCCCTGA